One genomic window of Streptomyces sp. NBC_01498 includes the following:
- a CDS encoding helix-turn-helix transcriptional regulator, giving the protein MSVLLEQPASLVAYRPNKPTAMVVVADPRVRSTVTRHLWALGVRDVIEASSIAEARPRVGNPRDICVADVHLPDGSGLTLLSETRAAGWPNGLALSAADDIGAVRNALAGGVKGYVVTGTRTNIGHPGRPGAGPLGAGPRMHRRPPGAPSHPGGYRELSGREVEVLRLVAEGQSNKAIGVSMGLSALTVKSHLARIARKLGTGDRAGMVAVALRTGIIH; this is encoded by the coding sequence GTGTCCGTTCTCCTCGAGCAGCCCGCAAGCCTGGTCGCCTACCGCCCGAACAAGCCGACGGCCATGGTCGTCGTGGCCGACCCTCGCGTCCGCTCCACCGTCACGCGCCATCTGTGGGCCCTTGGAGTACGTGACGTCATCGAGGCATCGTCCATCGCGGAGGCGCGTCCCCGCGTCGGCAATCCACGCGACATCTGTGTCGCCGACGTCCACCTGCCCGACGGTTCCGGGCTGACCCTGCTGTCCGAGACCCGGGCGGCGGGCTGGCCCAACGGCCTCGCCCTCTCCGCCGCCGACGACATCGGCGCGGTGCGCAACGCCCTCGCGGGCGGCGTCAAGGGCTACGTCGTGACCGGTACGCGTACGAACATCGGCCACCCCGGCCGCCCCGGCGCCGGCCCCCTCGGAGCCGGACCCCGGATGCACCGCCGCCCCCCGGGCGCCCCGAGCCACCCGGGCGGCTACCGCGAGCTCTCCGGCCGTGAGGTCGAGGTGCTCAGACTGGTCGCCGAGGGCCAGTCGAACAAGGCCATCGGCGTCTCCATGGGCCTCTCCGCCCTGACCGTCAAGAGCCACCTCGCCCGGATCGCGCGCAAGCTCGGCACGGGCGACCGGGCCGGAATGGTCGCCGTCGCCCTGCGTACGGGGATCATCCACTGA